Genomic window (Streptomyces liliiviolaceus):
GCCGCCAGGGCGGCCGCCTCAAGGCGGGAGCCCACGCCCAGCTTCATCAGTACCCGCTGGACGTGCGTGCGGGCGGTGCTCGGCGCTATGCCCATACCGGCCGCGATGAGCCGCGTGTCCTCGCCGTCGGCCACCCGCACCAGCACCTCCACCTCGCGGGGCGTCAGCATCTGGAGCAGCCGCTGGCCCTCGTCGTCGGGCTGCGCGGCCGGGTTGAGCAGTTCGCTGAAGGCGCCCTGGAGGAGCTGCGGCGCCACCGCGGCCTCCCCCGCGCGTGCCTTCATGATGGCGCGCTCGACACCCTCTATGCGTTCGTCGTGCCGTACGTAACCGGAGGCGCCGGCGGCGAACGCGGCGGCGATGCCCCGCGGGTTGGGCACCGGTCCGAGGACCAGCACCGCGACCTGCGGCCGCTCCCGTTTGATCTTCACCACCGGGTCGAAGATGCCCGGTTCGGCAGGCGTGGCCGTGCCGATCAGGCACACCTCGGGTGCCCTGGTGATCACCAGCTCCGCCGCTCCCGCGGCGGGCGCGGCCGCGGCCAGCACGCGGTGCCCGCGCAGTTTCAAGGCCGAGGCGAGCGCCTCGGCGAGCAGTCGGTGGTCGTCGACCACCATGAGCCGCACTCCCATCGAGCCCAACCCCCCAGTCCCCCCAGGATCCCTACTGGTACCCCATGGATAGGAGCCCCCCGGCTCTCCATCCCCCGGAAGCTACACGCTTGTTCGACGTTGCGCTCCCCCCAGTGAAGAGAAGTGCCCCGTTATGTAAAGATTCATCTCATTCGTGGAACGGCGCGTGAAAGACAACCTCCCCGCGTCAACACACGGGTATACACCCGGAAGTTTCCTTTGATCATGGGTCTCCGTCGAGCGCAGGGGGGCAACTTGCCACACTCCGCAGCGAACAAGCCTGACCCGGACCACTGTTTGACCACCCCGTATCGCCCTTGGACCATTTCCCGGCCGTCTCACCGCCCTGCCGACGCGCCGTCCTTTCGGCAGGACAGCGGAACGCCCCCGCCGCCCGGGAAGCGGGCGACGGGGGCGTTCCGCGGAGCGCGGGGGCGCCGCGCGGGCTACTCGGCGCCGAACCCGATCGCCGCGTAGTCCTTCTCGTCCTTGGAGTACGGGGCGCTGACCAGGTCCTCGGCCATGAAGAGCCGGCCGGCCGTGTACAGCATCTCCGACGACTTGGGCACCATTCCGCTGATCGCGCTGCGGACCTGGTCGGTGGCCGGGGTCTCCAGGAGCTTGGTCTCCTTGAAGGACTTGCCGTCGATGGAGACGACCTGGGAACCCTTGTCGTAGGGGCCGTTCTTGTACGCGATGATGTCGGTGCCGTCCATCCGGACCGGCCAGATCTCGTAGCCGTCGCCGGCGTCGGCCCGGTCGCTCGTGGACTTGCCGGTGGCCAGCGAGAAGGACACGATCTCGTTGACCCGGCTGTACTTCTCGTCGCCCTCGTGCTGCTTGGTCGGCACGTACAGCTTGTCGTTGCCGACCGCGATCGCCTTGCAGCTGTGGACCTTGTTCACCCCGCAGTCGTGCGCGTACTTACCGTCCTCCAGCGTGATCTTCGTACGCAGCTTGCCGCTGTCGTCCAGCGAGAAGACGTCGGTCGCGCCGGACGCGGTGATCTCACCGGAGTCCACACCGAAGACGACCGGCTTGGTGGAGATCACCTTGGCGTTGTCGATGCCCGCGGGGAGCTTGTAGCTCCACTTGACGGTGCCCGTCTTCGGGTCGAGCCGCTGGACCTCGTACTTCTCGTTGCCGTAGTCACCGCACTTGCGGACCGCGACCAGCTGCTCGCCGCCCGCGTAGCCCACGTCCTCGCACGAGCTGACCTTCGGCTGCCACAGGACCTTGCCGTCGGTGATGTCGAAGGCGGCGCCGCCGTCGAGG
Coding sequences:
- a CDS encoding helix-turn-helix transcriptional regulator, with protein sequence MGVRLMVVDDHRLLAEALASALKLRGHRVLAAAAPAAGAAELVITRAPEVCLIGTATPAEPGIFDPVVKIKRERPQVAVLVLGPVPNPRGIAAAFAAGASGYVRHDERIEGVERAIMKARAGEAAVAPQLLQGAFSELLNPAAQPDDEGQRLLQMLTPREVEVLVRVADGEDTRLIAAGMGIAPSTARTHVQRVLMKLGVGSRLEAAALAARTGLLDRAGPVSQHSTTGPAPEL